In Prosthecodimorpha staleyi, the DNA window GGCGTGCCGGCCAGCGCCGGCCAGCGGGCGAAGCGCAGACGGGTTCCGTCGGATGTCGCGATCTCGCCGCTCACCGCTCCGCCCGGGATGGGATTGGCCTCGTGGTCGTAGATCGTCATGGCGGCTCCGGACGGGCAGCCCCCACTTGGGGTGCCGGGATGGGCCGGGGTCTGACTGGAGGTCCCGGGTCGGACGGATGCCGGCAGCGGCCGACATCCGTCCTCCGAGATATCCGACCGGGCGCGCCGGCTCAACGGGCCTCGTCGCGGGAGCCGACGCGACGGGAGCCTAGCCCGAAGCCGGGCCGGGTCGGTTCGAACACCGCGCCATGAACCGAGAGCCTCCTTCAGGGAGCCTCCGCCGAGTATCCCGAAGGTCGGCCATGGCGCAGCGATCGAAAAGACAATGGCCGATCCGCGCTGAATGCCTTGGGAATCGGGCGTTCATCCGCCGTTCAACCGGCCGGCCGTCGCGCGGCGGACGCCGCCGTCTTGCCCCCCTTGAAAGCCGGCACGCCGCTTCCCACTTCATCGCTGCGGACGCCGGAACCGGGTCCGCAAGGCCGGTGCGAGGCATGGTCCATCGGACATGCCGGGGGTTCCCCGAAGTATCGGACCTTAATCCCGAAACAGTCGCTCACTCTGGAGGACTTGTCATGCGTGTTGATTTCGCTCCGCTCTATCGTTCCACTGTCGGCTTCGACCGGCTCTTCAACCTGATCGACTCGCTCGGCGCCGAACAGGGGCAGCCGACCTATCCGCCCTACAATATCGAGCGGACCGGCGAGAACGATTACCGCATCTCCATGGCTGTGGCGGGCTTCGGCGAATCCGACCTGACCATCGAGGCGAAGGAGAACGGTCTGACCGTGAAGGGCGACAAGAAGGACGACGCCGGCGGCAAGGAACTGCTCTACCGCGGCATCGCCTCGCGCGCCTTCGAGCGCCGCTTCCAGCTCGCCGACTACGTGGTCGTGAAGGGCGCCAGCCTGGAGAACGGACTGCTGCACATCGATCTGGTGCGCGAGATTCCGGAAGCCATGAAGGCCCGTCAGATCCCGATCGCCGCCGGAGCGTCCAAGCCGCGCCAGATCGAAGCGCAGGCCGCCTGACGGCTCGGCCCACCGCCCGTCTCAGAGCACTGCCAGAGCGCCCCGGTCCGTCCGGGGCGCTTTTTCGTGCCGCGCAGGCCTCGCTGTCGGCTGCCCTCCGTCGGCTCCTGAGAACATCGGCGGCGCGCCGGCCCCGCACGCCACCTCGCCCGGATCCGGAAACGCCCGGTCTCAGCCGATCGTCTGACCGAATCGCGGCAGGTTGGAAGGACGCTGGAAATCCATCAGCCGTTCGGCCGTTCCGGATCCGAACGCGCCGTCGATCGCCTGCCGCATACCCGCGCCCGCATCCTTCTGCCCCTGCACCCGCTGCCGAACGCTGTCGGGATCGCTGAACTTCGCCTGGAATTCCGGCGAGGCGAGCGAGAAGCGCGCATGGGTGTGCAGGGTCTTCTTCGTGTCGGAGAAGCTGACCGTCGACCTGTCGACCGTCGGCGCGGCCGTCTCCTGCGGCCCGGTCAGCGGCAGGCTCGGGCGGGGAGCGTTGGAATTGATGCTCGCCGTGGACATGGCGTGGTCTCCATCGGGATTCGGGCTTTCGAACCCCGCGCGTCAGAGACGCAGGATTGTGTAGTCGGACAGGGAATCCGGCGGCAAGGCGGCCTCGCCCTCGCGGCGCGCGACGAGTTCTCGCCACGCGACGCTGCGCGAACCGAAGGATTTCAGTGCATAGACCAGGTCGTCGAGCGTTAGGCTCGCCGCCCCGAAATCGCACAGCAGCGTCAGGGATCCGCTGGTCCGGTCGAGCCCGATCCTGAGACCGCCGGTCGCCAGCCAGGCGAAGGTGGTTCTCAGGCAGAGCTCGAACAGAGCCTGCGGATCGCTGCGGCCGGGCGCCCCCAGATCGGCCGAGAGGACGAGAACGTCGCGATCCTCGTCGAGTTCCGCGAAGATTTCGATGCCGTCCTCGACGCCGATATGCCAGAGGCGCTCTGCCGTATATTCGTTCACGATCAGAAGGTCGCCGGCCGGCCCGACCCGCGCCATCAGATCCTGGAGATGAGACAGGCTCGACATTCTCGTTTCCCTCGGCTGCCGAGACAGCGACCCGAGCCCCCTGACGCTACGACGGCGCAGGATCGGCCTCGGTGACGAAAATTACAGAATCGGCCGGCAATTTCGACCGGATTCGAAACTGTGCCGTGGCACGGTTCAGACGGCGTCGACCAGGGCCACGAAACGATCCACCTCGGCGGGCTCGGTCCGGAAGCTGGTCACCAGCCGGTAGAGCACTTCGCCCGGCCGCGGGCGGTCCTCGGCGGCGAGCCCGCCCGCCGGCCATTCGTAGAAGGTCGCGCCCTCGGTGCGCAGTGCGGCGGCGGTGGCCGGCGCCATGAAGGCGAACACCTCGTTGGCCTGGGGCGCCCAGGCGAGCCGGGCCGCGGCCGTCCCGTCGAGACCGGCCGCCAGCCGCGCCGCCATGGCGTTGGCATGGTCGGCGAGATCGAGCCAGTGCTCGCCGTCGAGCCAGGCGTCGAACTGGGCGGCGACGAAGCGGTGCTTGGAGACCAGTTGGGCGGCGCGCTTGCGCAGATAGCCGAGCGCCTCCTGGCGGGAGCGGTCGAACAGCACGATCGCTTCGGCCATCAGCGCCCCGCCCTTGGTGGCGCCGAAGGAGAGCACGTCGACGCCCGCCCGCCAGGTCAACGTCGAAGGCGCAACCTGCAGCGACGAGATTGCGTTGGC includes these proteins:
- a CDS encoding Hsp20 family protein; translation: MRVDFAPLYRSTVGFDRLFNLIDSLGAEQGQPTYPPYNIERTGENDYRISMAVAGFGESDLTIEAKENGLTVKGDKKDDAGGKELLYRGIASRAFERRFQLADYVVVKGASLENGLLHIDLVREIPEAMKARQIPIAAGASKPRQIEAQAA
- a CDS encoding type III secretion system chaperone → MSSLSHLQDLMARVGPAGDLLIVNEYTAERLWHIGVEDGIEIFAELDEDRDVLVLSADLGAPGRSDPQALFELCLRTTFAWLATGGLRIGLDRTSGSLTLLCDFGAASLTLDDLVYALKSFGSRSVAWRELVARREGEAALPPDSLSDYTILRL
- a CDS encoding threonine aldolase family protein, with the protein product MIFASDNWAGASEAVMAALVAANEGPAPAYGNDEITRRLEARMSDLFERDVAVFLVATGTAANALATAAFAPPWGAILAHRDAHLNVDECGAPEFFAGTKVVGLAGARGKIDPRGLIEALDAMPAGVVHHVQPAVLSLTQSTELGTVYTADEVAELAGIVKNRNIAVHMDGARFANAISSLQVAPSTLTWRAGVDVLSFGATKGGALMAEAIVLFDRSRQEALGYLRKRAAQLVSKHRFVAAQFDAWLDGEHWLDLADHANAMAARLAAGLDGTAAARLAWAPQANEVFAFMAPATAAALRTEGATFYEWPAGGLAAEDRPRPGEVLYRLVTSFRTEPAEVDRFVALVDAV